A stretch of the Marivirga tractuosa DSM 4126 genome encodes the following:
- the cobA gene encoding uroporphyrinogen-III C-methyltransferase: MEKKLSLVGAGPGDPDLISVKGIKTLAQADVVLNDALVHPELLNYAPSKALKIYVGKRAGKHSYKQEEINELIIEHVFSHGHVVRLKGGDPFIFARGKEEIDYAESFGINTQVVPGISSINLAGMYSLPLTTRGVNESFWVVTATTKSGELSQDVAKVAETTATAVFLMGLRKAPAISTAYALQDKADLPAAIVSNGSLANAKVYRTTVGHLAQTISEQKVASPGIILVGESVVQQNDFTTIKSLQQHVTQI, from the coding sequence ATGGAAAAGAAATTAAGTCTAGTGGGAGCAGGTCCGGGAGATCCGGATCTGATCAGTGTGAAAGGAATCAAAACATTGGCACAAGCAGATGTGGTATTAAATGATGCTTTGGTGCATCCCGAATTATTAAATTATGCTCCATCAAAAGCATTAAAAATTTATGTCGGAAAGCGAGCTGGTAAACACAGCTATAAACAGGAAGAAATCAATGAGTTGATTATTGAGCATGTGTTTAGTCATGGGCATGTAGTGAGATTGAAAGGAGGAGATCCTTTTATTTTCGCAAGAGGAAAAGAGGAAATTGATTATGCCGAAAGTTTCGGGATTAACACTCAGGTGGTGCCCGGCATCTCCAGCATTAATTTAGCCGGAATGTACAGCTTGCCTTTAACCACAAGGGGCGTGAATGAAAGCTTTTGGGTGGTGACGGCTACCACCAAAAGCGGGGAATTATCGCAGGATGTGGCTAAGGTAGCCGAAACTACTGCTACAGCCGTTTTTCTCATGGGTTTAAGAAAAGCTCCGGCCATCAGCACGGCTTATGCATTGCAAGATAAAGCGGATCTGCCTGCAGCCATTGTCTCCAATGGTTCATTGGCTAATGCGAAAGTGTACCGGACAACGGTAGGGCACTTAGCACAGACCATTAGCGAGCAAAAAGTGGCTTCCCCTGGGATCATCTTAGTAGGGGAATCGGTAGTACAGCAAAATGATTTCACCACAATTAAAAGTTTACAGCAGCATGTCACACAGATCTGA
- a CDS encoding HEPN domain-containing protein has translation MTQVTENLALPKPAKKDIAELKNKIELFRSGQIDEEKFKAYRLTRGVYGQRQQGVQMFRLKIPAGRITTDQLRVVADLSNQYATGNLHLTTRQNIQFHYVKLDDSPAIWTALEASGLTAREACGNTVRNITASHKAGIDPHEPFDVTPYLDAVFRFFLRNPICQEMGRKIKIAFSSSEKDTAFAFIHDFGFIPVLRKNGKEEEKGFRVLVGGGLGAQTILAQEFFEFLPENRLITFLEAALRVFDRFGEREKRMKARLKFLIKKIGLDEFRRLVEEEEKVLHPKPLDLKPSKVKEAKPQKIYSSYDVQDQWAYQQWLDSNVFEQKQQGYFGVLVKAPLGDIDHETAKKLADIIDEYVGGDLVISVYQGLVIRFVRKNALPVLFEKLGELGLNQSGAESFADITACPGTDTCNLGVTNSTALADVLEKFLLQEFPHLAHSKLIDTKISGCMNACGQHMIAGIGLHGSSIKNKGKVVPAMQVVLGGGLRADGTGLAAEKVIKLPTKRIPEAFRILLNDYEANAKGAFYPDYFRTKEKKYFYDLLKHLGDLTDIKDEDYIDWNRDQEFTPEIGLGECAGASFDLVSTIFKEAEEKLVNAYEQLQEDQLEHALYNSYNVLVTTAKALLLAEDVQCNTQAGIIADFDVHFVETEKVKLESSFADLVYQIKLQKPSEEFVQHYLKSAHQFLEEAKSLRGIASTEKTVINHFYKA, from the coding sequence ATGACACAAGTAACTGAAAATTTAGCATTACCGAAGCCAGCAAAAAAAGACATAGCTGAGCTTAAAAATAAAATTGAACTCTTCCGATCCGGGCAAATTGATGAAGAGAAATTTAAAGCCTACCGATTAACGCGTGGGGTTTACGGACAAAGACAACAGGGCGTGCAGATGTTCCGATTGAAAATTCCTGCAGGTAGAATCACAACTGATCAATTGCGAGTGGTGGCTGATCTATCGAATCAATATGCAACAGGAAATTTACATTTGACTACAAGGCAAAACATCCAATTTCATTATGTGAAACTGGATGATTCACCAGCCATTTGGACAGCTTTGGAAGCTTCCGGTTTAACCGCCAGAGAAGCTTGTGGAAATACGGTTCGGAACATCACCGCCAGTCATAAGGCAGGCATTGATCCGCATGAGCCCTTTGATGTCACGCCTTATCTGGATGCGGTCTTCCGGTTTTTCCTTAGAAACCCGATTTGCCAGGAAATGGGTAGAAAAATTAAGATTGCTTTTTCATCCAGTGAGAAGGATACGGCTTTTGCTTTCATCCATGATTTTGGATTTATCCCGGTTCTGAGAAAAAATGGAAAAGAAGAAGAAAAAGGATTTCGGGTTTTAGTGGGAGGCGGATTAGGCGCACAAACTATTCTGGCTCAAGAGTTCTTTGAATTTCTTCCTGAAAATAGATTGATCACCTTCCTGGAAGCAGCATTAAGAGTTTTTGATCGATTTGGTGAGCGTGAGAAAAGAATGAAGGCCCGTTTGAAATTCCTTATCAAGAAGATTGGATTGGATGAATTCAGGAGATTGGTAGAGGAGGAAGAGAAAGTTTTACATCCTAAGCCATTGGATTTAAAACCTTCAAAAGTAAAGGAAGCTAAGCCTCAAAAAATCTATTCTAGCTATGATGTGCAAGATCAATGGGCCTACCAGCAATGGTTGGATTCCAATGTTTTTGAGCAAAAGCAGCAAGGTTACTTTGGGGTGTTGGTAAAAGCGCCTTTGGGCGATATCGATCATGAGACTGCCAAAAAATTAGCCGATATCATTGATGAATATGTTGGCGGTGATTTGGTCATCAGTGTATACCAGGGCTTGGTCATTCGCTTTGTCCGAAAAAATGCCTTGCCGGTTTTATTCGAAAAATTAGGTGAACTGGGCTTAAATCAATCCGGAGCAGAAAGCTTTGCGGATATCACGGCTTGCCCGGGAACGGATACTTGTAATCTGGGTGTGACCAACAGTACCGCTTTGGCGGATGTTTTGGAAAAATTCTTATTGCAGGAATTCCCACATCTGGCGCATAGCAAACTGATCGATACCAAGATCAGCGGATGTATGAATGCTTGTGGTCAACACATGATTGCCGGTATTGGTCTTCATGGAAGTTCCATCAAAAACAAGGGAAAAGTAGTGCCCGCCATGCAAGTGGTTTTGGGCGGTGGATTGCGTGCAGATGGGACTGGCTTGGCTGCAGAAAAGGTCATCAAACTGCCGACCAAAAGAATTCCGGAAGCCTTTAGGATTTTGCTAAATGATTATGAAGCTAATGCTAAGGGTGCTTTTTATCCAGATTATTTCAGAACGAAAGAGAAGAAGTACTTCTACGATTTGCTAAAGCATTTGGGTGATCTGACTGATATCAAAGATGAGGACTATATCGACTGGAACAGAGATCAAGAATTCACGCCCGAAATAGGCTTGGGCGAATGTGCCGGAGCCAGTTTTGATTTGGTCAGCACCATTTTCAAAGAAGCTGAGGAAAAATTGGTGAATGCTTACGAACAATTGCAGGAAGATCAGCTAGAGCATGCATTGTACAATAGCTATAATGTTCTTGTCACCACGGCTAAAGCGCTATTGCTGGCGGAAGATGTGCAGTGCAATACGCAAGCAGGCATCATAGCAGATTTTGATGTGCATTTTGTGGAGACCGAAAAAGTGAAGCTAGAAAGCTCCTTTGCCGATTTGGTTTACCAGATAAAATTACAAAAGCCAAGCGAGGAATTTGTACAGCACTATCTAAAATCTGCCCATCAATTTTTGGAAGAAGCCAAGAGTTTGAGAGGCATAGCATCAACAGAAAAAACAGTCATCAATCATTTTTATAAAGCATAA
- a CDS encoding precorrin-2 dehydrogenase/sirohydrochlorin ferrochelatase family protein, whose translation MSHRSEENHLFPVFLKLDKIQTLVIGGGYVGWEKLGALLKNDHEANVKIVAPEIRQEIREIAAVRSTIELVEKEYDPSDLEGINLVIGATNFYEVNQQIYRDAKAKGILVNVADTPELCDFYLGSTVKKGNLKIGISTNGKSPTFAKRLRAILEEVLPDHTDDILQNLATIRKGLKGDFEKKMEVLNEITASFVHHKKEN comes from the coding sequence ATGTCACACAGATCTGAAGAAAACCATTTATTCCCTGTTTTTCTAAAGCTGGATAAAATTCAAACGCTGGTTATAGGTGGAGGATATGTGGGCTGGGAGAAACTGGGGGCTTTATTGAAAAATGATCATGAAGCCAATGTGAAAATAGTGGCGCCAGAAATCAGGCAAGAGATCAGGGAGATAGCAGCGGTTCGCTCCACCATTGAGCTGGTGGAAAAGGAATATGATCCAAGCGATTTGGAAGGCATTAATTTGGTGATAGGCGCCACTAATTTTTATGAGGTGAACCAGCAAATTTATCGTGATGCCAAGGCAAAAGGAATTTTGGTTAATGTGGCCGATACGCCCGAGCTCTGTGATTTTTATTTGGGCAGCACGGTCAAAAAAGGCAATCTGAAAATCGGGATTTCCACCAATGGGAAATCGCCCACCTTTGCCAAAAGACTAAGGGCAATATTAGAGGAAGTGCTGCCCGATCATACAGATGATATTCTACAAAATCTGGCCACAATCCGAAAAGGCTTAAAAGGTGATTTTGAAAAGAAAATGGAGGTGTTGAATGAGATCACCGCCTCTTTTGTACATCATAAAAAGGAAAATTGA
- a CDS encoding phosphoadenylyl-sulfate reductase has protein sequence MDSIKGFSQVDFENYSIEDRVRWVFDHFAEEEILMTSSFGSSSALLLHLIHKISPNHPIYFLDTGYHFEETKAYKDKLQAQLGLNVKTIGAPKNKHRFTEENYTYQHNQDLCCFINKVEPLAKLRESHKIWLSGLFKYQNENRKNLTFFDQKEDILKVYPLLDMTPEEVHAYFFIHELPSHKLVAKGYSSIGCTHCTEKGSGREGRWTGNAKVECGIHL, from the coding sequence ATGGACAGTATCAAGGGATTTTCGCAAGTTGATTTTGAAAACTATTCCATAGAAGATAGGGTGCGATGGGTTTTCGATCATTTTGCTGAAGAGGAGATTCTGATGACTTCCTCTTTTGGGAGTTCATCTGCTTTGCTTTTGCATTTGATTCATAAAATAAGCCCAAATCACCCCATTTATTTTTTGGATACAGGCTATCATTTTGAGGAAACCAAAGCCTATAAGGATAAACTGCAGGCACAGCTGGGCTTAAATGTGAAAACCATAGGCGCTCCCAAAAATAAGCATCGCTTTACGGAAGAAAATTATACTTATCAGCACAATCAGGATTTATGCTGCTTTATTAATAAGGTAGAGCCTTTAGCAAAATTGCGTGAATCGCATAAAATATGGTTGTCGGGCTTGTTCAAATACCAGAACGAAAACCGCAAGAACCTGACTTTTTTCGATCAAAAGGAGGATATTTTAAAGGTCTATCCGCTATTGGATATGACTCCAGAGGAGGTACATGCCTATTTTTTCATACACGAACTGCCCAGCCACAAATTAGTAGCAAAAGGCTATAGCTCCATCGGTTGTACGCATTGTACGGAAAAAGGAAGCGGCCGAGAAGGACGCTGGACTGGCAATGCTAAGGTGGAATGTGGGATTCATTTGTAA
- a CDS encoding trans-sulfuration enzyme family protein: MSQHFETQAIRTQAAQSGNREHAVPLYLTSSFTFENAEQAKALFNDEEEGNIYSRFSNPNSSELIDKMTRLEGLEDGFATATGMAAMFGSMAALLQQGDHILAARSLFGSTHQLLTQIFPKWGISHTYADISRTHEWESLIKPETKMIFVETPSNPGLEIIDLEWLGKLAEAHNLILVVDNCFATPYLQQPAKWGAHIVSHSATKFIDGQGRVLGGLILGSKELIKDVRFFSRHTGPAISPFNAWVLSRSLETLAVRMDRHCESAFKIAEYLEGHTELESVKYPFLKSHPQFDLAQKQMLKGGGILTFIVKGGGERCSKFVNNLSMLSVTSNLGDTRSIVTHPATTTHSKLSEEERHRVGIADGLIRLSVGLENVNDIIEDIEQALKASK, encoded by the coding sequence ATGTCTCAACATTTCGAAACCCAGGCTATCCGTACCCAAGCTGCCCAAAGTGGCAACAGAGAACATGCTGTGCCGCTTTATCTAACTTCATCATTCACTTTTGAAAATGCAGAACAAGCCAAAGCATTATTCAATGATGAGGAAGAAGGCAATATTTATTCCCGTTTTTCTAACCCTAATAGTTCGGAGCTAATTGATAAAATGACTCGTTTAGAAGGCTTGGAGGATGGTTTTGCCACGGCAACTGGAATGGCGGCTATGTTTGGAAGTATGGCAGCACTGCTCCAGCAAGGCGATCATATTTTGGCGGCAAGATCATTATTTGGTTCTACCCACCAATTATTGACGCAGATTTTCCCGAAATGGGGAATCTCTCATACTTATGCTGATATCAGCAGGACGCATGAATGGGAGAGCCTGATTAAGCCTGAAACCAAAATGATTTTTGTGGAAACACCCTCCAATCCAGGTTTGGAAATCATTGATTTGGAGTGGCTAGGAAAATTGGCGGAAGCACATAATTTGATTTTGGTGGTGGATAACTGCTTTGCCACTCCCTATTTACAACAGCCAGCCAAATGGGGTGCGCATATTGTTTCCCATAGCGCCACCAAATTTATTGATGGACAGGGAAGGGTTTTAGGCGGCTTGATCCTCGGCTCCAAAGAATTGATTAAAGATGTGCGCTTTTTCAGTCGACACACAGGCCCAGCCATTTCGCCTTTTAATGCCTGGGTGCTATCCAGAAGTCTGGAAACCTTGGCTGTGCGCATGGACAGACATTGCGAAAGTGCCTTTAAAATTGCAGAATATTTGGAGGGACATACTGAATTGGAAAGCGTGAAATACCCCTTCTTGAAATCGCACCCTCAGTTTGATTTAGCCCAAAAACAGATGCTTAAAGGAGGCGGTATTCTCACTTTTATAGTCAAAGGAGGAGGCGAACGATGTAGCAAATTTGTGAATAACCTGAGTATGCTTTCGGTTACTTCCAACTTAGGGGATACCCGATCCATTGTGACGCATCCTGCCACGACCACTCACAGCAAACTAAGCGAGGAGGAAAGGCATAGGGTAGGAATTGCAGATGGCTTAATCCGCTTATCGGTCGGTTTGGAAAATGTGAATGATATAATTGAAGATATTGAACAAGCACTAAAAGCTTCAAAATAA
- a CDS encoding fibronectin type III domain-containing protein, with amino-acid sequence MKNILIISTLILMLSTTAAVSQDLPKVEVTATYDSLNQKILLRWAPNNPRFWLLANEYGYTVEKYFYQRDGELLDIPLRRDILIEGLSPKKLDLWEDIVQANDYAAIAAQSVYGEGFKLGDSQNGIISIVNKQKEIKSRFSFALFAADQSIEVASFLGLYYEDFNVNENERYLYRVFANVPDSVLRADTASIYYGPNDFTTLPAPVTESIAQKDRNIVLKWLSAPYRNIFSSYIVQRSFDGKNFKAVNSLPTLNLDSGPSKSNLFNTYIDTAKYSGKAFYRIIGKNTFGQLSPPSDTLSIEKLKPIDVPLPQIDSINFDKKSNNIFWSAKGDTEYIEKVFLEKAQESEGNYQLVQLDSLPRDFVLKDHLPDEINYYRVGITARDHINYSLPFLFQNIDSIPPSKPTFSEYFVKDSLLSLSWDANSENDLAGYRIYKSQRPNAEPAMIYDESKLDTVAVFAENLSFTNNERYYYLVAFDDNGNASELSDRFTVELPDIVPPSPPQISSITKIKDSVKIEIIYSSSEDVESYLLYRKIGNSLYKLIHQFGNTTGQIIDVVEIEGNYKYRLVALDKAGNEGVSKAFPFKVLFNSKTEFEYRVIENEDSYEILWAVPKSTKVNKVKVYYKNENQFNFIKEVDAAKGILELDRKNRVKENIKLIFI; translated from the coding sequence ATGAAAAATATTTTAATTATATCGACCTTAATTTTAATGCTTTCGACAACGGCTGCTGTTTCACAAGATCTTCCAAAAGTGGAGGTTACAGCAACTTACGATTCGTTAAATCAAAAAATATTGCTAAGATGGGCGCCTAACAATCCCAGATTTTGGCTTTTAGCAAATGAATACGGCTATACTGTTGAAAAATATTTTTATCAGAGAGATGGAGAACTTTTAGACATACCCTTAAGAAGAGATATTTTAATTGAAGGATTAAGTCCCAAAAAATTGGATTTATGGGAGGATATTGTTCAAGCCAATGATTATGCGGCAATTGCAGCCCAATCGGTTTATGGTGAAGGATTTAAATTAGGCGATAGTCAGAACGGTATTATATCAATTGTAAACAAACAAAAGGAAATTAAATCACGCTTTTCTTTTGCTTTGTTTGCTGCGGATCAATCAATAGAGGTTGCTAGTTTTTTAGGATTGTATTATGAAGATTTTAACGTTAATGAAAATGAGCGTTACCTGTATAGGGTATTCGCCAATGTTCCGGATTCAGTTTTGAGAGCTGACACAGCTTCTATTTATTATGGCCCCAATGATTTCACGACTTTACCTGCTCCAGTTACAGAATCAATAGCTCAAAAAGACAGGAATATAGTTCTAAAGTGGTTAAGTGCGCCTTACAGAAATATTTTTTCGAGCTACATAGTGCAAAGATCCTTTGATGGAAAAAATTTTAAAGCTGTTAATTCCTTGCCTACTTTAAACCTTGATTCAGGGCCGTCTAAAAGTAATTTATTCAATACATATATTGATACAGCCAAGTATTCAGGAAAAGCATTTTATCGAATAATAGGAAAAAATACATTTGGACAATTGAGCCCACCATCTGACACACTTTCGATAGAAAAACTAAAACCAATTGACGTACCTCTCCCACAGATCGATTCAATTAATTTTGATAAAAAATCGAATAACATTTTTTGGTCTGCAAAAGGAGATACTGAATATATAGAAAAAGTGTTTTTAGAAAAAGCACAGGAATCGGAAGGGAATTATCAACTAGTTCAATTAGATAGTTTACCAAGGGATTTTGTTTTAAAAGACCATCTACCAGATGAAATAAATTATTATAGGGTGGGCATAACCGCAAGAGATCATATAAATTATAGTCTCCCTTTTCTATTCCAAAACATTGATAGTATCCCGCCTTCAAAGCCGACATTTAGTGAATATTTTGTAAAAGACAGTTTGCTTAGTCTAAGTTGGGATGCAAATTCCGAAAATGATTTAGCGGGATATAGGATTTACAAAAGCCAGCGGCCAAATGCTGAGCCCGCAATGATATATGATGAAAGTAAACTTGACACGGTTGCTGTATTTGCTGAAAATCTATCTTTTACAAATAATGAGCGATACTATTATTTGGTCGCTTTTGATGACAATGGAAATGCGTCTGAATTATCTGATAGATTTACCGTTGAATTACCTGATATTGTCCCTCCCTCACCCCCTCAGATTAGCAGTATTACTAAGATAAAAGATAGTGTAAAAATTGAAATTATATATAGTTCAAGTGAGGATGTTGAAAGCTACTTGCTTTACAGAAAAATAGGCAACTCACTTTATAAACTAATTCATCAGTTTGGAAATACAACAGGTCAAATAATTGATGTGGTGGAAATTGAGGGGAATTACAAGTATAGATTAGTTGCACTTGATAAAGCGGGGAATGAAGGGGTTTCCAAGGCTTTCCCTTTTAAAGTGCTATTTAATTCCAAAACGGAATTTGAATATAGAGTAATTGAAAATGAGGATTCATATGAGATATTATGGGCAGTTCCCAAATCCACTAAAGTAAATAAAGTAAAGGTTTATTATAAAAATGAAAATCAGTTCAATTTTATAAAGGAAGTAGATGCTGCTAAAGGAATATTGGAATTGGACAGGAAGAATAGAGTAAAAGAAAATATCAAACTAATTTTTATTTAG